Genomic window (Falco cherrug isolate bFalChe1 chromosome 4, bFalChe1.pri, whole genome shotgun sequence):
CTGCTTTTTCAAAGTCCATAAAAGAAAGCTTGCCATCATGATCATAGTCCTACAAAACAAAGGAACTCTTCAGTAAAGGATGAttacttgtatttttgtttagCAGGTCGTTTTACTGACATGGATTCTATTTTTAGTTTGTATGCAAAAGTCATTTTCTTTGGGCCATCAGTCCTCTGCTCGGGCAAGGTCCGTATCATTTGCCTCTACTTAAGGCATAAAAGGTGGAGCAAGCTCAACTATCTCGTATGGCTTTCCTAACAGAATTCCAGAGAAGGCAAAACCTTAACATGGGAAGAGGCTGAGCTGAAAACTGCACAGATAAACCTCAAGCACAGTTGCACTCAGATAAATTAAAAGGAGACTTAAAAGTACGAGAAAGCGTTAGGATATATTCTGTATATGTTATTTACATCATGAGTGTACCTACATCCTATTCACGAGGCTGGAAATACTTTACGCTAGTGGGTTCTATAGTAGGCACACTCCTGCCCTGTCTTTTTCACATACAGCACCCAGAAGCGTATGGTGGAGTGTGCTGATGCCAGCCCACTTCCTTCGTGCTGCAGAATCTCAGCACAGCAGAATATTCCTCTGGGGGTGGAAAAAGCATCCTTgcatttttagtatttctgcAATTTGAAAAGCTCCTGTTTCTACTGACATGGTAGCCTAAACCACCAACAAGCGCTATGGTGAGCATAAGTACTTTGTTAAACCAGATaaaagaaaggctttaaaatGAAGATTGACAGGTAGATATGACTAGTGTTCAGGGCACAGGGCCAAATCAACATTTCTGAAGATCAAGCCAAGGAATGAACCGTCATAGCTGGTGAACATGCAGGGAGCACAGGTTCCAAcagccagaaaagcagaggcaagGAGCTACACAGATGGAGATTTCCTGAGCAGGAAAACCCGCCACCGGATGCCtaagagaaacagaagtggCTGGGTACTCTCTACCTTTTATACTCTTCAGCACAAGGGAGGGCAGGGCATGAGCATATTCCTTACAAATACTTCAAGGTATGAAAATAGTATCACGGGACTGGACTTACGCTTAAGTCACAATGCCACGGTACGTACAGGCAATTGCTCAAAGAGTAATTTTCTCTTGAGCGATGGACTccacaaatgcatttttggATACCTAATAGTTGTTTAGTTATCTGATACAGGTAGCACTATCCTACTCTGACAACTGCCCAGCAGCCAAATCAGATCTGGGAATTATTCAAACATATCAAAGCTTTATTAAGTTCTTGTGGGAAAGCTGAAACGGGATTATGTACATGGTTAGTTTACAGTATGTTCTTACAAATTTGAAGATTTATTATGTCTAGAGCATAGTGCTTGTGCCTGGACTAGCATAGCCCACTTGTCAGCTGCCCAGAACATAAGGATATTCATTTTGGATGCAGCCTGTAGGAAAGCTGTGTGTGTAGGTGCTCCAAAGACAAACAAATAGCTTGCTTTCTGCACGAGACTAAACTCAGAGTTCTCAGTAACTCAGCAAGACAGACTGTCAGCTGAGGGTGTGCAAAAGGAGTGGGTTTGAAAAATAGGAAAGATGGGTTAGACAAAAGGAGTTGGGATTCAAGACCTGGTTTGAAGTGAGATCTTTTGAACTATAAGAGGGGAGGTTATATTTCTTGATTTGATGGAAATGTTGAAACGCTGATCTGAATATCCTAGATTAATCACAGTAAGACAAACTTTACCTTAATAACCTTGAGGTTACTATtctaataaaatacataaatcgGATTAATAAATTTCACAACCAGTTGATAAAACACAAACATACTTAATAATAAAGCCACTGCAGATGCCTAACACTGGAATAAATGCAGCTTACGCATTTGAATATTCCACTTTTGACTGGGCATTTGTTTTGACTGggcatgcacatgcacacatagACATGCTAGTTTATATATAAAGTTTATAATACATTCACATAATACATTAAGTTTCAGTTGAAGATACTGGACTGGGACTCATTAGATCTGAATTATATTTCTGGCTTTCCTCAAGAGACTTATTTACCTTGAGTACCTAACTCCTTCCATAGCTCAGAATCCCACTGGAGATCAGACACCGTATTTTGTTATCTCATGGGAATGTTCTAAGGTTCAGTTAGTGACTTTTTGAAAGACACTCAATTATCACAAGGAGTAAGTACTTGCCATTTTCTTCAGTACTATGTCTATCAAATCCTTAATTCCCTCATCAGGATCTTCTTCTGATGGTTGTTTGAGAAGgctgtttttcagcatttgaaaCATTTCCTCTCTTGAAATGTATCCATCACCATTCAGGTCGTAAACCTCAAAACagtctttttaaaagataaattgaTTTCAAGGTCATACAAACTGTACTGTACACATTAAAACTGTTGACAGATCTAGAcagaaaatgtgcattttatgtTGTACAGCTTATCTACTGAGCCacatcatatatatatatcttaaatatatatgtatcaCATTTTGATACACATACTAGCCAATTATTGCCTATTTACCCTTCATagttaaaaatctgtttctgctcAAATAAATAATCTTCAGTTCTCAGAAACTATAATAACTTGCAGATCTTCTCTAAAATTGTCGATTTAGAACCAAGGTTCTGGTTTAGAAGCCCAATTCACCACAGCAGGGACCAGCTGTCTGTATCAGAAGGACACTGCAGTTATAAAACATCATTGATATTTCAGAAGCTGggttagaaaagaaaagaaaaaggaagactgaGCTGTACTAGGATGGAAAAGACAACTGAGGTATCCAttaatggaaagagaaaatccCTGTAATGGAGCATTTTAAGTATGAGTATCTGCCTAATTCCCCGTCTAATTATTTCTACCTTCCTGGAATCAGAAATGTACGATCATAATAGACTTTACCATCCTTCACAaaacttttaaacaaacaaacaaaactcttcaATTTTGGAACTCAAGagttatttggggtttttttgtttgtttttcttctgacaaagGCGATGTCTACAGTGAAAAACTACTGGCATACAATTACGACAGACAACATTGTGTATCACTAAGCTCTAGTATATTCTATAGTGTTTACAGTAGGGCTGTGTATTTTACTGCTTGTAGTTGTATTGACACACTGAATTACATCCTGGGCACACATCCTAGTGCTGTGACATCCCAGGCCACTTTGCAGATGAATTTATATATTGCATTAGGCATGGCTGATGCTACAGCGGGGGAACTATGGAAACATCATGTTGTCATTCTCCTTTGTCTGTAACAATTTCCCCCCCACGTGccctactttatttttttgtgtaattcCTTAAAACTCTAGAGTTCCTGCTATTTTTATTCCCCCATCTTTCTCCATCACTACTGTGGAGGTTCTCATGACCATCTTACAGACTCAGTTTTTCCATCTATGCTTCCAAGCTGAAGAACTGCTGGAATTAATGCAACTGCTGCTGTGCCCCCATTGTGCCAGTAAATGAATGCTGGCAAGGCTTGGTTGGCTTCAGACTGTGTTATTTGGCCAAAATAACCAAATGCAAATGTAGCCTGAGCTACATTTACTTCTTTCTAATTCTGTTTGTGAATACAAAAACATACATTCTGTCAAAACTGTATAATGTAGAACAAGCTTCAGTTCAAATGCTAGTTTTTGTAAGCAACAAAATAAGGTGGCAGCTATGACAACAGCAGTTTACACAGAAAACCTGCCTTGGAGAAGCCATTTGTGAGGTCAGTTTCACCAAactacacagaagaaaactctTCAATTACCAAATACTTTATAAGAGCAACTAATAAAtgacaagaaataaataataagaaacaagaaataagaaataaaagcagtgcgTAACTTAGTAGGCGTGAATTCAGTGACTACTACTAAATATAAGTGTACAGCTAAATCTTACATTTAATCCTCTCTTCCAATGTCCCCCGAAGAAATACTGATAAGCCTTCCACCCATTCCACCACACTGATGCAGCTATCGTTGTCTCTATCAAAAGTGCGGAACACTGGGAAGCATAttagataatttttaaatttatagaATTGGGAAACACAAACAAAGgcatattttcttaaattcaacgaaaatataagtattttttctgaagatgttcCTCTGCTTTCACCCAAGGTATGATTACCCTTCTTGAATCTTTCTAGAACGTAACAATAGATTTTGCCCCTCAGTTTACTGATCTTCCACTCCAGAATCCTGCGGGATAAGATATTTTGTTTgatctgctgctttcctgactTAGCTACAGGAAGTGCACTGCCATGCAGATGTAAACAAATAAACCAATATCCCTTACGCTAAGACATAtttcaatacagaaaaagattttagtTACTAGGTTTTGTTGCAGAAAATCTTGGAGAATGTAATCTGAGAAACgatacataaatatttcaaatatacaaagaaaaataactctctCCGGTCTTTCATGTaccaaaatctttttcttctcccttccctgaaATAAGCAACTTCCAATCGTGCAGCTTCACTATTCATACAGCCTATAATACGGTAGCACAAATCAAAGACGTTTTTCAAAGCATCAACTAACATCTGTAAGAATTCGTATGTTTGAATGTTAATTAGTAAGTTGGCGACAAACATGCCTCTAAACACAGAGCCAAGCATTTTGGAACTGGAAAACAATAGGTTTGCTTTTGCGAACTGAAATCGGCTCCCTTGCATGTAAGcattgaagtaatttttaatgacGTGTTCATGTAAGGTGCCTTCCAAGACACACCTGACTCGTGCAAAACGACAACAGGTTTCTTACGTTACGGCATTTAAATACCCCTCCTGCTGGCGAAGAGGGCCACGCCGAACCAAGGGGTGGCTCTCAGCAGCCCGAGCTGGGAAGCACGGCAGGCTCGCACCCCCTGCGCGGCTGTGCCTCAGGGACCACCCGTGCGGCtccagggcagctgccctggcGGCCCGGCCGCATCCTCGAGGGGGGTGTCTGCCTCACGCTCCAAcctccgcccgccgcctcccggcTCCTTCAGCGCTGTCCGCAGCGCCTCCGTtgcagcagcccccccgccccagccgaACGCCGGCCCGGGACCCCCGGCCCCACAGACCCCGCTGCCCCTCGCGCGGTGCCCGCAgtcccgccgcggccgccggaGGAGACAGCGACACCGTGCTGCCCTCTTCCGTCGCGACAGCGCAGTAACTGCGACAGAGACAGTCGCAGCACTACAACTGCCCCCTACGGCCGGTCTCCCTCGTACGACAGCGTGAGCCACGCTGAACCAAGGGAAAATAATTCCGCACgaagaaggggggaggggggaagcccTCCCTTactcagcagctcctgggcacagctcttcctctgctgtcCTGGCAAGGGCGAGCCGGCACGGGTTTGTCCAGGCTTGTTCGTCAAGTCAACAACGTAGTGATGTgagaaaacacagtgaaacCCCTAAAactctgcaggcaggagctgcacaggTAACAGAAGCACcaagaggcaggcaggagccccaCCGGCTGCGAGAGAAGGTCTGGGGCCGGGCCGCTCAGCGCTTCCAAAGGGACAGCTGGTACCGATGTCGGTGAGCTCCTGAATGATGAACGGCGTACCGCTTATCTAAAGAATGATATACTTAAGTTTTATCTAAAGCTGGGAAACGTCCCAAGGCCTCTGTTGTTGACCTAAAGGATGGATTCTTTAAATCACTCTGCAAGGGTGAAAACCAGTAGCCTTCTGACAGGACGTGCTAATTGCTAAAAGAAAACCCACTGAAGTGACAAGGCTCAAGGACACCAGGATAAAGTGGGAGATCATGACCCCTTCCTCAaatagcccccccccccccccccgaagagAGTGAACACCCCGCTCGGGGAGCATGCGCAGTAAATTTTTAACGAACTGTACCTTTAAATTGAAGCGAGAAAGCAATAATTAGTAGGTGTAGACTTCGGGCAGAACTAACCAACTTCGTTGTATAAATGTGCATTGTGAGTACAACCAAGTGTGCAAGTTTGGAGGAGCGACCCCCTTTGCACCCGGTgccgcaataaacatacctgctttataacttATCCTGAGGTACGGAActtaattccgcacgtcagaTCGCACACCCTTTTCCGCCCCCCGTCTCACCTCTGTCCAAGATCATGTCGTCCGTCAAGCCGAAGGCGCCGTGCAGGGTGTCCCTGAACGTGCTGCGGTCAAAGCCaacggcggcggggcgggcgccgggCCCGGCCACCAGCGCGTCGAACAGCCGGACCAGACACTCCACCTCGCCTTTATTAACTGCCGGCCGGAACAAACGGGCACATTTTGTAACGTCAGTTGGCGCGGGGAAGCCGCCGGGCCCGGGCACCTCGAGGGTCAGCCATCGACCCCCACCCctccgccccccacccccacccgccgttccccgggggcggcggcgggcgagCAGGGCCCGGCGCCGGGACAACGGGAGGCGGCCGGCAGCGGCGCCCGCCCCTCAGGCGGCGGCGGCACTCgacccccgcagccccccgccccgccggccgcgcaCTCACAGTGCCGGGCGGACCGGCCCAGCGcctccaccagctgctgcagccgctTCCTGCTCATGGCGGCGGGCGGGCTctccccgccgctccccggccccgccgctccccggcAACGCGGCCGGGCGGGGCACAGCGGGCCCGGGGGCCGCGCCGCTTGGCGGCTGCGGGGCGTCACGCATAAACAGGCAGACACCTTCCTCACACACAGCAACCAGCGggtgtagaaaataaaataaccgAACTTCAAACCTCAATCGATGTTTCCGGAAGCAAGAGCTAATGTTACCTACTACGTGCGATCCTGTTTAACAAGTTAGCTACTACGTGCGATGCCGCTTTGCTCCCCTGCGGTCAGAGGACCTTACAACGCTTTTACTCCCACACGGCTCATTCCTGCTCCGTCCCGCTGCTGTAACGCCAACACCTGCAGGTCGCCCGGCGCCACCCGCATCCCGCACCACCGTCCCGCGTTCGGGCCGCCCACCCGTGCAGGGCGGCCACCAGGCTGTTCCTCCGGGAAAAGCAGGATGCGAGAGGAGTGGCAACGCGTTCCTGTACGTATTGCAAAGGGAGAGGCGTCACGGTCACTActaaagcagctctgctggcagctgccgcGGCCTGTCAGCCCCTCGAGCAGCTACGCCGCTTCCAAGGCACGGCAGCAGCACCTGAAGCCCGCAGCTGACCAGAACACACACGTTAGATTCAGGCAATTAAAATGACATACCAGCTTACAATTTGGAAGACTGGGgctcatttccatttttatttctttccgTTGCAGGTGGCTGTGTAGAAGTCAATTACGGTATCACACAGGACGCAGCATTTACGCTATGGTTCATTACAAGTTCTTTTACCAAAACTGCAACACCATGactcaaaaagaaaaccacccccaaaaaatcaaacacaaaccCTAATCAAACCCCTACTGTTCACTTCACCTTGTCTTTACAACGTCACTGGCAAAACAGCATCTAGAATCAGTAACATCAAGCCCATCAGTATAAAATATCTGATCAACATATTCTTACTACAGTCTAGAGGGACATTGCTGCGACTCAACAGTTGTATTTTCTCAAGAACTTGAAGTCAATTTCTCTGTAGAATGCCAATATGAAATCACCTTTCTCCCCCCTGTTTTTGGTTATGGTTTGCAGACTAACCATCAAGGTCTTAAAGGTCTTGCAATTCTTGGCAATACAATATTTGAGAAACATCTGTATGCAACAGAGGTTAAGTTCTAAGTTAGCACCTGCACAACGAAAAAAAGGGGCGGATCAAGAGCAAAATCTACAGCTGACCATAGAGGAGGGACAGGCCGTTCTTAACTAAATGGAAGCCCAGCGATAGGTACTTCAGTGGAAGGTACTATGAGAATTTCATGTAAAAACTAAAATCAAATGGTTGCTTGTGTTTTCTTGTGTGCACGTTTAAtttacaaaagcttttttcaatTTCTAAAGCAactaatttaaaagtaaatcaGCTTTCTGATTTAGTCAACATTCTGTAGCCCTCAagtacaaaaatataaatacaaactGTTTAAACAGTATCTTTAATGAGATTCTGGCAGTAGTTATCTAACAGGACACATCATGTAACAGGTCTGCCACTGAACTTGCTTAGAGTAAAATCAGCTTCAATATGAAGCTGTTAAGGTATCAAAACCCCGCTTTTTACATGCTAAGTATCTTCAAGTGTGCACTTAAACACAGCAATGAACTTAACTATAAGAGTAACTAAGTACATACATGAAACTCTGCATGTGGAACATAATTCATAGAACTGGTTACAACAAACGATTACCTGCATTTCgttaatttaaaaatggtaCAAATCATGCAAAACAATTCTAAAGATAATGCAAAGAAAGCTCCCAGTGTTTGCAAGAAGTATTCAACTAACCCAAAATTATGTTAAATGAAATATGCATACTTACTAGCAAAAAGCTATCACTATTTCAAAGAAGCAGAGGTAAAATCTTCAGGTTTCGAACGTCAGTTATACTGCAAAATGTCATTGCTCTTGCTTAATGCAGAAGCACATGCTTAGAAGCACAGAACTGCTTATTCAGAAGAAGTCTGCTGACAATAGTTCTGGCCTCCCTAGAATCAGAGATGCTGCGTGGATTAAGAATAGCAGATTTGCAAGAATCAAAGGCAAAGGCACCCTATGCGGTCAGCCAAAATTGTAGCATTCCCTTTCTCGTAAGCATGAAGATGGTAATGGGGCAGATCA
Coding sequences:
- the CLXN gene encoding calaxin, coding for MSRKRLQQLVEALGRSARHFNKGEVECLVRLFDALVAGPGARPAAVGFDRSTFRDTLHGAFGLTDDMILDRVFRTFDRDNDSCISVVEWVEGLSVFLRGTLEERIKYCFEVYDLNGDGYISREEMFQMLKNSLLKQPSEEDPDEGIKDLIDIVLKKMDYDHDGKLSFMDFEKAVRDEYLLLEAFGPCLPDIKSSMAFEQKTFRDVRKL